One Helicoverpa zea isolate HzStark_Cry1AcR chromosome 11, ilHelZeax1.1, whole genome shotgun sequence genomic window carries:
- the LOC124634437 gene encoding uncharacterized protein LOC124634437 yields the protein MSWNSDTVLEFLELYRREQHLWDPKHPLHRNRSEVSDSWLRIQSSLSIHYSITDLKKKKESLMTSFRMHLGKKKVQPGYRTTWFAYSLMESFLGGKYECDSTNQLENEYFTNTGNYTTQPGIPDHTNNINRNVGISDKHTAMVRQNKSASPCQKNKNNSDLNYAKKRMDEAVTYLKNAGGAQNEKDEYELYGQLLAKKLRKLDEHQRDLAMHEIDNVMFRAKMQSTTPQQRSYSTSPSPVPRKLKSPIFIVTQQNPTNIQYEDENIPYQEQPPS from the exons ATGTCGTGGAATAGCGATACAGTGTTGGAGTTCTTAGAACTTTACAGAAGAGAACAACATCTGTGGGATCCAAAACATCCACTGCATAGAAATAGAAGCGAAGTTTCGGATTCCTGGCTCAGAATACAGTCATCGCTAAGTATACATTATTCAATTACGGATCTAAAGAAGAAGAAGGAATCATTAATGACGTCCTTCAGGATGCACCTCGGGAAAAAGAAAGTTCAGCCGGGATATCGTACTACTTGGTTTGCCTATTCACTAATGGAGAGCTTTCTTGGCGGTAAATACGAATGCGATAGCACAAATCAATTGGAAAATGAG TACTTCACGAATACGGGCAATTACACTACTCAACCGGGAATACCTGATCATaccaataatattaataggaaCGTTGGTATTTCTGACAAGCATACTGCGATGGTCAGGCAAAACAAGTCTGCATCACCGTGtcagaagaacaaaaataattctGATTTAAATTACGCTAAGAAACGAATGGATGAAGCTGTAACATATCTTAAAAATGCAGGAGGCGCTCAGAATGAAAAAGATGAATACGAGTTATACGGACAGTTGTTAGCGAAAAAATTAAGAAAGCTTGACGAACACCAACGTGATTTGGCCATGCATGAAATAGATAACGTGATGTTTCGCGCCAAAATGCAAAGCACTACGCCGCAACAAAGAAGTTACTCCACTTCGCCGTCGCCTGTTCCTCGGAAGTTAAAATCTCCTATATTTATAGTTACACAACAAAATCCCACGAACATACAGTACGAAGATGAAAATATACCTTATCAGGAACAGCCACCGTCTTAG